Proteins co-encoded in one Xiphophorus couchianus chromosome 16, X_couchianus-1.0, whole genome shotgun sequence genomic window:
- the LOC114160198 gene encoding uncharacterized protein LOC114160198 produces MGRLDDAAKHKVVELRKAGLSFRKIKAVLELENIKVSAQAIYLYLREFQGRPPGRVRPLEAGDGTLAQTAQAQAGALQERWSNIHLQNLMRDGPHRTEYPAPSNFSKQASTNSETTSNSSGSGEASGSSRPEQQSGGNKEENDIQIVSVTSLAQHGQQRVTQPPVRRPETSSNMSSTLMASGAFLRRRVTPSPATSSILAARKRLLDRALSHRAKSFHQMAALLRRDQAGVQSSDLSSALPQQPETYDLTTEKTVMEGQPGHNSSPRRFAAQRPGMSVRSLHPPPRVGIHLPNRPPAPLTSSSPGTVLRLPSPRTQGSSEANSNPPSAVQDTRARGSLQDQIQTLGSEVHSLGLAVKMMVEQQCRLEREQSQQTQIQKQILSTLQTLSSKAGLCSRTPQRLNKTPSPSSLPATSATTSFGQETYTFSQGTFSQCSQTQPGYNSLERLESAEAFKVPGMSPPSINGFPPCSNADSLPLTHTSSQSQTYPAAYQQQNSQALLAPYTQSYVSLYDHTHTQSFRTPESKTADFSARTFTDCSGSTQQVMNSSSHNQPLSSIKVEGP; encoded by the exons ATGGGCCGACTAGATGATGCTGCCAAACACAAAGTGGTGGAGCTGCGGAAGGCTGGTCTCAGTTTCCGCAAAATCAAAGCTGTGCTGGAGTTGGAGAACATCAAGGTGTCTGCTCAAGCCATCTACCTGTACCTGAGGGAGTTCCAGGGTAGACCACCAGGGAGGGTTAGACCTCTGGAGGCTGGAGATGGCACATTGGCGCAAACAGCTCAAGCGCAAGCTGGGGCATTGCAGGAGAGGTGGAGCAACATTCACCTTCAGAACCTGATGAGGGACGGGCCTCATCGCACTGAGTATCCAGCTCCATCTAACTTCTCCAAACAGGCATCCACCAATTCAGAGACCACCTCAAATTCCTCTGGATCTGGGGAGGCTAGCGGAAGCAGCAGGCCGGAGCAGCAATCCGGtggaaataaggaagaaaaCGACATTCAGATTGTTAGTGTCACTTCACTTGCACAGCATGGCCAACAAAGGGTGACCCAGCCACCTGTAAGGAGGCCAGAAACAAGTTCAAACATGTCTTCCACGTTAATGGCTTCTGGAGCATTCCTGAGAAGAAGAGTTACACCTTCCCCAGCCACCAGTTCAATTTTGGCAGCTCGAAAAAGACTTTTGGACAGAGCACTGTCACATAGGGCAAAG TCATTCCACCAGATGGCGGCGTTGTTAAGGAGAGATCAGGCTGGTGTTCAAAGTTCAGATTTAAGCAGTGCTCTACCACAGCAGCCGGAAACCTATGACCTGACCACTGAAAAG aCTGTTATGGAGGGGCAGCCTGGGCATAATAGTTCCCCTCGGCGTTTTGCTGCACAGAGACCAGGAATGAGCGTCCGCTCCCTTCATCCTCCTCCACGTGTCGGGATTCACCTTCCTAATCGCCCGCCAGCGCCTTTGACATCCTCATCTCCGGGAACCGTTCTTCGTCTGCCGTCCCCAAGGACTCAAGGCAGTAGCGAGGCGAATTCAAATCCACCATCGGCGGTCCAGGACACCAGAGCAAGAGGTAGCTTGCAGGACCAGATCCAGACCCTTGGCTCTGAGGTTCACAGCCTGGGCTTGGCAGTGAAGATGATGGTGGAGCAGCAGTGCCGCCTGGAAAGGGAGCAGTCACAGCAGACGCAGATTCAGAAGCAGATCCTCAGCACTCTCCAAACACTCTCCTCTAAAGCAGGACTCTGTAGCAGAACCCCGCAACGGCTCAACAAAACTCCCTCGCCATCGTCTTTGCCAGCAACCTCTGCCACTACCTCTTTCGGCCAAGAAACGTACACTTTTAGTCAAGGCACGTTCTCTCAGTGCAGCCAGACTCAGCCGGGCTACAACTCTTTAGAGAGATTAGAAAGCGCAGAGGCCTTTAAGGTTCCAGGAATGAGCCCACCAAGCATAAATGGATTTCCACCATGTAGCAACGCAGACAGTCTTCCTCTTACTCACACTTCCTCTCAGTCACAAACGTATCCAGCTGCGTATCAACAGCAAAACAGTCAAGCCCTCCTGGCACCCTACACACAGTCATACGTCTCCTTGTacgaccacacacacactcagtcatTCAGAACGCCAGAGagtaaaacagcagatttttctgCGAGGACTTTCACAGACTGCAGCGGGTCTACCCAGCAGGTCATGAACTCCTCTTCACATAATCAGCCACTCAGTAGCATCAAGGTGGAAGGACCTTAG